The following DNA comes from Gloeomargarita sp. SKYB120.
GCGCCAGGAACGGTGGTGACTGTGAGAGACCTGTTTGCCGATTGGCCTCAGCGCCAGCAAGCGCTGCCCAGTTGGCCCCAGCAGTTGCGGCACATCCAGCTTTGGGTCCAGCAGGCGGCGCTGTGTCACCCGCACACAACCTGGCGCATTGAAACGCCTAGCAAAACTTGGTGTCTCTGGCCAGGCGCGTTAACCGACCGCTTGAGCCAGATATGGCCCCAACTGCTCCCTGGCCTTCTTCGCTGGGAACAGGACGATGGCATCGAGCTGGCCTTGGCGTTGCCGGACCAGTACCACCGTCCTCGCCCTGACCGGATTTGGCTGGCGGTCAATGGCCGCTGTGTCGAGCTACCAGAACTAAGCACTGCCATTATCCAGCATTTTCAGCGCTTGTTGCCCCGAGGGCGCTTTCCTGTGTTGTTTGCCCACCTGCGCGTGCCGCCGGAGGAGGTGGACTGGCACCGTCACCCCGCCAAAACCCAAATTCATCTCCAGCACCTGGAACAGTGGCAAGCGCGGCTCCTGCGCCTGTGCGATGTGTGTTTACAGGCGACGCCACCAGTGAAAACCGATTACCCGCGTGTGAAAAAGCTCATGCAGGTCGCCGAAACCAGTCCCCGCTATAGCGCCCGTCCCACGGTTAAGGCCCTGGCCCAGCTCCATCGCACCTACATCGTGGCTGAGCACGCGACCGGCTTGTGGCTGGTGGAGCAGCACATTGCCCACGAGCGGGTCTTGTACGAACAATTGCAGCAGGGATGGCAGCTTTTGGCCCTGGACAGTCCGGTGATTCTCACGCAACTGACGCCGGAGCAGGTGGAGCGGTTGACCGCCTACGGCCTGGCCCCCGAACCCTTTGGCCCCCAGCAATGGGCGGTGCGCCAGATTCCCCAGGTGTTGGCTGAGCGTCCCGAGGAGTGGACAGCAGCACTGGTGACGTTGAGCCAATGCATCGACCGGGAGCAAGCCACGGTGGACCTGGCCTGTCGCAGCGCTATCCGCAACGGCACGCCCTTGACCCTGCCCCAGATGCAAACGCTGTTGGAGCAATGGCAAGCGACACGCCATCCCCGCACCTGTCCTCACGGTCGCCCGATTTGTCTCACCTTGGCGGAAGGGCAACTGGCCCGGTTTTTCCGGCGGCACTGGGTGATCGGCAAAAGTTACGGGATTTGAGCGACGCTGCTGGTGAAATCGTCCACACTGGCGTAGATGGGCAGGATTTTGTCTAGGGAGACCATTGCCAGCAGGTTGAACACCAGCGGACGTGGAGCAATTAGACCTACCTGGCCGCCAAATTGTCGCGCATGCTTATGACAGGCAACGAGTGCCCCCAAGCCAGCGCTGTCAAGGAATTCCACCCGCGATAGGTCAATGCCCACGTGGCACGCTCGCCCGGCAATCTCCTGCTCGTACTGCGCTTTGAAATGGGCCACCTGGGTGCTGTCGAAACGGGTGATGGGCAAGGTCAGCAGGGTCTCGCCGTAGGGTTCTTGGGTGGTGGGCGTGAGAATCACAACGTCCACGGGACAGGCATCCATCACTGCTTTCCCAGCATAGACCATCTCCCTGCCCAGCCCAACCGTTCCTAAAGCGATGGACATTTCTCCACAGGCTGCTGGGCAAACGGCATTCCCAACGACTTCTCCCGCCGCCAACGGAATCCCACCGGCAAGTTGCTGTCGCACGCAAACCAGGCTCGCGGATGGTCAGGTGGCCGGAGACTCACACGACACAACAATTGCGCTACGACCGCCGCTAGCACCTGGGTGAAAAGCAACCACAACGTCCACACATGCTTACCCCGATTTCTCACGGGTAGGGGAAGGTGCCGTGGACACTGCGCAAAGGAGCTGTGACTTTGGCAGGCTGGCTTCTCACCCGAGCACAAAGCTACAGCTAAGCTGCTTTAGTTTGTCAGAAAGAGGAGAGAAAACCCAAAGGCGGGGCCGTGCTCTGGGACTCAAGGGCTGACAACCATAGATGGCTTGGCTATACTCTAAACCAAATCCCTTGTCGCTTGTCCCATCGCTCGGCTTCGTTGACAGATATTCATCTCTGGCTACAAAAGTGCATCAATAGTTCAGCAGTTTCTAACCCGTCGTTATACTGAAGGCAAACCTCAGCGCTGCGTCCCTATGAAACAACGGGTCACCCTGACCTTTCCCCGCCAGATGGTGCAAATGCCCATTACCTACCGGCTGGCGAAGGACTTCAACATTGCGGCGAATATCATCCGGGCGCAGGTGGCCCCCAACCAAGTGGGCAAGCTGGTGGTCGAGCTATCGGGGGACATGGACCAAATGGCGGCGGCGCTGGAGTGGCTCAAGGACAACGGCATCGAAGTCGCCCAGAGCAGCCGAGAGATTCTCATTGATACGGACAAGTGCATTGACTGTGGGTTGTGTACGGGCGTGTGTCCCACCCAGGCCCTGGACCTGGACCGGCACTTCCGGTTGACCTTTACGCGGAGTCGCTGCATTGTCTGCGAGCAATGCATCCCGGCGTGCCCCGTAGCGGCGATTACCACCGACCTGTAACCCCCTTCCTGACCCCTGTCCAAGTGCTTGCCAACTACCGCGAAACGTAGTTTAATACCTGATCAGGGTACTTTGCTACCGCTACAACTTTGTCGCAGATTCCAGAACTAAGCTCCCCTGTCAGAGTCGTTCATCGGTGCTTTTGGCTATGCCTAGAACGAAACCTCCTTCGGATCGTGTCCTGACCATTCGCTTGCCCAACCAGGAGCTCATGAAGCTGGAGAGTTACTGCGCCGCCAAAGGTCGTACCAAGACCGATGTGCTGCGGGAGCTGATTCGGAAACTGCGGCATACCTAAGGGTGACCCCAGGATATGGCTGTGCATCCCCCTGACTCATGAGGCACTCCTACCTGGCGGCTGCCCTGCAGATGACCAGTGGGCCGGATGTTGAACAGAACCTGAATCAGTTGACCGATTTGGTGGAATTGGCTTGCCGGCGGGGTGCCGTCCTGATTGGCCTGCCGGAGAACTTCGCCTTCATGGGGGACGAGCAGCAAAAAGCCACCCAAGCGTCCCAGATTGCGACGGCGGCGGAACGGTGTCTGCGCACCCTGGCCCAGCGGTTCCAAGTGACGCTACTGGCGGGGGGGATGCCCGTACCGGCAGATAACCACCGGGTGTACAACCGGGCGCTGGTCATAACGCCTGAAGGAGAAATTGCCGTCGCCTATGACAAGGTGCATTTATTTGACGTGAATCTCCCGGACGGCAACACCTACCAGGAGTCCCGCACCGTGGTTGCTGGTGCCCAGCTCCCCCCGGTGTATCACCAGCCCGATTTAGGTGCCATCGGTTTATCCATCTGCTATGACGTGCGTTTCCCCGAACTCTACCGGCATTTGGCGAAGGTGGGGGCAGAAATTTTGTTTATCCCGGCGGCGTTTACAGCCTACACGGGCAAGGACCACTGGCAGGTGCTGCTGCAGGCGCGGGCGATTGAAAACACCTGCTACGTCCTAGCGCCGGCCCAGGTGGGATGGCACTATCCCCGGCGGCAAACCCACGGCCATGCCATGATCGTGGACCCCTGGGGCGTGGTCTTAGCCGATGCGGGCGACCAGCCGGGACTGGCGATGGCGGAAATCAACCCGGAACGTTTAGCTCAGGTGCGGCGGCAGATGCCCAGTCTCCAGCACCGGGTGTTTTAGCAGGCAGGAGCGTTTGGGCAGCACTCACAGCGGCATGCAGGGTTTGGGGGTCGTCCAGGTGGGGTAGGTAGGGTTGTAGCAACTTGCGGGCATAACTCCCGTAGGCGACGCCATGCACCGGCAAACCCAAGCGTTGCACTAGTGGCCACGTCGCCTGATTGGTGCCTCCGGCCAACTGCACAAACCCCGGCGGTCCTTCCTGCAATAGCTTTTGCGCCAGACGAATAGTGGCCCAAGTGGTGCCCGCCCCAATATCGCCGCTCATGGGCCGTCCATCCGCTTGCCAGATCAAGGGACAGGGCAACGGCGTGATGAGGTGGTACAGCCGCCACAGATAGGGAATCACTTGCTCGTGGTCTTGGCAACTGATTGCCAGCACCTGCAAGCGCGATACCCAGGGGCGCAGGACACTCCACAGATGGGCAAAACTTGTTTCGTGCCCCACTTGGGTGTGAATTTCCAGGGCCGCCACCGGTTGGCTCTGCAGGAGAGCCACTACCGCTTCGGGGCGATGCACATAAGTCCGGGCGTGAATCAACCCATAGGGGCAAATGTCTAAACAACGACCACAGCCATAGCACAAGGGAGTTGCCACACCCGCTGGGCTAATCGCTTGTACCGGACATACCCGTTCACAGGGGCGGGGGCAATCCGAAGGACAGAGCGCCGGGTCAAAGTGAGCCTTGCGAAAATGGGGGTCGCTGTCGTCGTTGAGGCTCACCATCAGCCAGGGGGGATGGGGCACATTCGCCCGCTGGATACCTCGATAGGCCGCCTGCACCACCGCTGGGTCCGCCGCCACGTCAATGCAATGGACACCCGCCAGAGCAAACACCCAGCTCAGGGGTTCAATGACCGCCGTGTCTTCAAAACTGGCCCCGCTAATGAACTTGCACCACGACCGTTCCTGCAGCGCCCTCAGATGGCCTGAATCCACGGAATCACCTCGTAATCCGTCCAGATGCCGTTTTGCCAGTAGGGGTCTTGTTCAATCAGCGCCCGCACCTGTTCCGCCGACTCGGCTTCGTAAATCCCGAAAAACCGCCGCAGGTCCTGGGTCGGGCCAATGGTAATTAGCACCCCCTGGGCTTTTTGTCGTGCCAGACCGTCCAAATGGGCTTGCCGGTAAGGTTCCCGCCGCTGTAGCACGTCTTCGCAGTAGTGGCCCATGACCACAAACTTCGCCATTTTCTAACCGTTCCTAAAACCATGGACAATTCTCCACAGGCTGCTGGGCAAACGGTATTCCCAACAACTTCTCCCGCCGCCGACGGGAGCGGAGCGTGCCGGAGTCTCACCGACAAGTCACTGTTGCACGCAAACCGCGCTCTCGGGCGGTAAGGTGGTCGGCTATCTCCAACTGGTGGTGGCTGGAGACAATTCCGACACAGCGACTGCGGTACAACCGCCGCTAGTGCTTGGGTGAAAAGCAGCCACAACATCCACACATGCTTGCCCCGATTCCTCACGGGTAGGGGAAGGTGCCGTGGATATTGTGCCAAGGAGAGCTTGGCAGGCTGGCTTCTCACCTAGGCACGCTATCGTTGTAACCAAAGCCCTTGTTGTTTGTCCAGCCCCTCATGACAGATGTTCATCTCTGGCTACAAAAGTGCATAAAGAGTTCAACAGTTGCTAACCCTTGGACCCCTGCACTTGCCGGTCAAGATTATAGCGTCCTGTCTCGGCATAACTGCGCTGAGGACGGTTCGACAGCCGGTGCAAAATCACCTGGGCCATTTTCATCCCCGGATAAATCCCCAAGCGCCGGAAGCGGGTCGCATTGCGCAGCGCCATCGTCAAGCAGGAGCCATGCCAGCCAGGGTCCAGCCACAGCGCCAGGGACAAATCAAACCCTTCTCGCGCCCGCGATGACTTCAAGCGCACTTCGCCTGCAGTGAACTCGGGAATATGGAACACTTCCAGCGACGCCACCAGCAGCCAGGTTTGGGGTTCCAGGATGTAGGGTTGATGCACGTTGTAAGGACTTAAGTCCAGGGGCATTTGCTCGCCATTGTCCTGCTCCACCAGCGCCGACGTGCCGATGCGAATATCAATGGATGCTGGGTTAATCAAGGTCGGGTCAAAGGGGGTGACCAGCGGCGGTGTGCCTTGACACAGTTGGTTCAATTCCTGGTCGGTGAGCACCATCGTTCTCACGCTCGCAACGTCAACGGCCATTGTTGATCTTCCACCATCGCCCGGTAGCTGTAAAAGCCCCGGAAGTTGCGCGTGAACACCGGCGTATCGCACCCCGGCGCATAGGCATAGCAGGGAATTTTCTGGGGCGTGGTGAGATAGTCGCTCACGGCCATTGCACAGTGCTCAAAGGGTCCCATGTGCCCATCCTGGAGCAATTGGTGGTAGAGCCGGACATCTTCCTGCACGTCCCGCTTGCCGTCGTGGGTGGCATAGGACAGCCGAGCGCACCGGGCCACTGCCACTTGCAACTGCTCCGCCAGCGACAGTCCCGCCGGCATCTGGTCGCCAAAGGGAATATGCCACTCCCCTGGTTGCAGCACCTGCGGTTGCGACGCCTGGATTGCCTGCTGTATCCCGATGGCCCACTCCCGAAACTCTGGGCGACAGGGCTTGTCGGTGCGCAGGTAAAAAAAGTTATCCCACTCGGTGGCGGTGATCAAGATGGGGATGCGCAGAAACGGCTTGAGCAGGTCATTGACATGCTGTTTATGCACCCCCTGGGCCGCCAGTTGCCGCGCCAGGGCAATGTTTTGCTCCATCGCCGCCCGCCACACCCGTTCATTTTCTGCCTGAAACTCTGGGTCATCCACTTCTACGCCCTGCATCCCCTTCTGGTGGCGGCTGAAGCGTGGGATAAAAGGGTCGTCTAGGATGCGCTGGATGACGCGCTCAACGGGAATGGCCCGCGTGGAACCACTGGAACGGCTTGCCCACTCGGTAAAGGGATTCGTGTCGCCCAACACTTCCACCACGCTCCCTTGCCGCAGCAGCCGGTGGGTGGCCAATTCCTGGATCAGGGTGTAGGGAAACCGCGTGAGCAACACCGTGGTGAGCCGGTCGCCCGTGACGGCATTGCGCGAGTCGGCCTTGATCTGAATGTCCCCGGGCTGCAGCATGACCTTAAAATAAGCTGATACCGGCGATTCTAACAAGCAACCGGGGTGAACAAACCAGCGTTTGGGATTTCTTCCAGACCTTGCCTGTTCTTGCCTAAATTGTCACTAAATCCGATAAACTTACTGTAGTATTGTGGGGGAAGGGCGTTGATTGGGCCGTTGTTGACGGTGGGACTGATTGCGGGTTTGGCGGGGGGCATGTTTGGCATTGGCGGGGGCGCGATTATGGTGCCGGCGCTGGTACTAGGACTGGGATTTGACCAGAAGGTGGCAACCGGAACGTCCCTGGCAGCGCAGGTATTGCCAATTGGGTTAGTGGGGGCTTGGGTGTATCACCGCAGCGGCAATTTGGACCTGCGGGCCGCCGTGATTATGGTGGTGGGCTTGCTCCTGGGCAATGGACTGGGAGCAGTGCTGGCCAATCAGCCGTTTATCACCAGCGAGATGATGAAAAAGCTGTACGGGGGATTTTTGCTGCTGGTGGGATTGCGCTATTTGCTGTGGCGATGAGCACGATAATGAAGCTGGTGACCGACGGGGGGAGGCCCAGGATGACGCAAGCCAAACGGGTAACGGTGCGGGTGCGGGTGCCGGCGGGCGGTCAGGATGAACCGGTGTTGTCCCAGTTGATTACCCAGTACGGGGTGACGGTGAACATCCGGGGTGCGTTATTCGACCCGCAAAACCAAGCGGAAGCCTGGCTGGATTTGGAACTCTACGGCGCGGAAACAGCTTTGGAACGCTGCCTGGCGGTGATGCAGGAGCGCCAGTGGGAGTTGATTAACCTTTCCCCCATTGCCGATGCACCAGAAATGACCGTGCCCACCCCCGTCATGCCACCAGCCACCACAGCGGTTCAACGCACCCATATCCACGTGCGGATTCCCAAGGCGGCCTGCGATGTGCCCATCCTATCGGGCCTGGTTTCCGGGTACGGGTTGGTGGTGAACCTGCGGGGGGGATTGCTCAGTCCCAGTCGCGAGGACGATGGTTGGTTTGACCTGGAGGTGCAGGGAACCGCCGAGCAGATTGCCCAGGGGCTGGACTACTTGCGCCAGCGGGGCATCCAAGTCTGGCAAGCCGATAACCAAGTGGATTGGTCGGTGTAGGGAGCGACGGCGATGGGGATTGTCGTGGAGCACGTGTCCAAGCGGTTTGGCAATTTCCTGGCGGTGGATGACGTGAGTCTGACCATTCCCACCGGGTCGCTGGTGGCACTGCTGGGGCCGTCGGGGTCGGGCAAATCTACCCTATTGCGCTTGATTGCCGGGTTGGAAACGCCGGATACGGGCAAAATCTGGCTGACGGGCCAAGACGCCACCCATCGCCAGGTGCAAGAGCGCAACATTGGGTTTGTGTTTCAGCACTACGCCCTGTTTAAGCACATGACGGTGCGGCAAAACATTGCCTTTGGGCTGGAGGTGCGCAAGGTGCCCAAGCAGCGCATCAAACAGCGGGTGGAAACGCTCCTGGAACTGGTGCAATTGCAGGGCCTAGGGGACCGCTACCCCCACCAACTCTCCGGTGGACAGCGGCAACGGGTGGCCTTGGCGCGGGCGCTGGCGGTCGAACCCCAGGTGTTGCTGCTTGATGAACCGTTTGGGGCGTTGGATGCGCGGGTGCGCCAGGAACTGCGGGCATGGCTGCGGCGGTTGCACGACGAAATGCATGTCACCACCGTGTTTGTCACCCACGACCAGGAAGAGGCGATGGAACTGTCGGACCAGATCGTGGTGATTCACAAGGGCCGCGTGGAACAGGTGGGCACGCCCGCCGAAATTTACGACCATCCGGCAACGCCCTTTGTGATGAGCTTTATCGGGCCGGTGAATGTCCTACCAGGAAACGCCGGGCTGCTCCAGCGCCAGGGGCTAGATGTGGGACACGGCCAGGCGTTTTTGCGTCCCCATGACATCATTATTAGTACAAATCCCGAGGAAGCCCATACCCCCGCCCGCATTCAACGGCTGTTGCACCTGGGGCCAGAAGTGCGCCTGGAATTGACCCTGGAAGACGGTCAGACTCTGATGGCCCAGATTGACCGGCAGCGGTTTGCCCAACTCCAGTTGCAACCCCACCAGCAGGTGTACGTGCGGCCCCGCGAGGCGCGGTGTTTTCCCCTGAACTACTCCATTTAGGGGGCCACCAGCGTCCCGCGCTCCAATCGCCACACCTGGTCAGCCATGGCGCTGAGTTCCCGCGTGTCGTGACTCACCACTAGCAACGACCACTGCTGTTTCAACTCCTGAAGCAACTGCAGCACCTGTCGGCGCATGGACCAGTCCAGACCCGCCAGGGGTTCATCCAGGAGTAACAGGTAGGGCTGGCGAATCAATTGCACGGCCAGGGCCAACCGGCGTTGCTGACCCCCGCTGAGCAGATGGGGCGGTTGATGCCAGGGCACATCGGTCAGATGCACCGTTTCCAGCACCTGCTGCACCTGGTCAAACGTGAGTTCCGGGTGACCCAAGCGCAACTCTTCCAGCACCGTCAGCCCGCAAAAATGACGCTCGGGAAACTGAAACACTAGTCCTGCCACCATCTGCAAATCCTGGGGCTTCAGCGCTTGGTCCCGCCAGCGGATATGCCCCTGGGTGGGCGCCGCCA
Coding sequences within:
- the mutL gene encoding DNA mismatch repair endonuclease MutL, which codes for MTLYHLPPELVQRMAAGEVIDSPVAVVRELVENALDAGATHLHLRLEPEQIRLADNGQGMTLEMLTLAARPYTTSKIQAAQDFNQIRTLGFRGQALYSLAQLARLAIASRCASAAQGWQVQYDHQGYVQHQQVVPLAPGTVVTVRDLFADWPQRQQALPSWPQQLRHIQLWVQQAALCHPHTTWRIETPSKTWCLWPGALTDRLSQIWPQLLPGLLRWEQDDGIELALALPDQYHRPRPDRIWLAVNGRCVELPELSTAIIQHFQRLLPRGRFPVLFAHLRVPPEEVDWHRHPAKTQIHLQHLEQWQARLLRLCDVCLQATPPVKTDYPRVKKLMQVAETSPRYSARPTVKALAQLHRTYIVAEHATGLWLVEQHIAHERVLYEQLQQGWQLLALDSPVILTQLTPEQVERLTAYGLAPEPFGPQQWAVRQIPQVLAERPEEWTAALVTLSQCIDREQATVDLACRSAIRNGTPLTLPQMQTLLEQWQATRHPRTCPHGRPICLTLAEGQLARFFRRHWVIGKSYGI
- a CDS encoding STAS domain-containing protein, which produces MSIALGTVGLGREMVYAGKAVMDACPVDVVILTPTTQEPYGETLLTLPITRFDSTQVAHFKAQYEQEIAGRACHVGIDLSRVEFLDSAGLGALVACHKHARQFGGQVGLIAPRPLVFNLLAMVSLDKILPIYASVDDFTSSVAQIP
- a CDS encoding 4Fe-4S binding protein yields the protein MKQRVTLTFPRQMVQMPITYRLAKDFNIAANIIRAQVAPNQVGKLVVELSGDMDQMAAALEWLKDNGIEVAQSSREILIDTDKCIDCGLCTGVCPTQALDLDRHFRLTFTRSRCIVCEQCIPACPVAAITTDL
- a CDS encoding carbon-nitrogen hydrolase family protein, which translates into the protein MRHSYLAAALQMTSGPDVEQNLNQLTDLVELACRRGAVLIGLPENFAFMGDEQQKATQASQIATAAERCLRTLAQRFQVTLLAGGMPVPADNHRVYNRALVITPEGEIAVAYDKVHLFDVNLPDGNTYQESRTVVAGAQLPPVYHQPDLGAIGLSICYDVRFPELYRHLAKVGAEILFIPAAFTAYTGKDHWQVLLQARAIENTCYVLAPAQVGWHYPRRQTHGHAMIVDPWGVVLADAGDQPGLAMAEINPERLAQVRRQMPSLQHRVF
- a CDS encoding YciI family protein produces the protein MAKFVVMGHYCEDVLQRREPYRQAHLDGLARQKAQGVLITIGPTQDLRRFFGIYEAESAEQVRALIEQDPYWQNGIWTDYEVIPWIQAI
- a CDS encoding TSUP family transporter codes for the protein MIGPLLTVGLIAGLAGGMFGIGGGAIMVPALVLGLGFDQKVATGTSLAAQVLPIGLVGAWVYHRSGNLDLRAAVIMVVGLLLGNGLGAVLANQPFITSEMMKKLYGGFLLLVGLRYLLWR
- a CDS encoding NIL domain-containing protein, whose protein sequence is MTQAKRVTVRVRVPAGGQDEPVLSQLITQYGVTVNIRGALFDPQNQAEAWLDLELYGAETALERCLAVMQERQWELINLSPIADAPEMTVPTPVMPPATTAVQRTHIHVRIPKAACDVPILSGLVSGYGLVVNLRGGLLSPSREDDGWFDLEVQGTAEQIAQGLDYLRQRGIQVWQADNQVDWSV
- a CDS encoding sulfate ABC transporter ATP-binding protein, which translates into the protein MGIVVEHVSKRFGNFLAVDDVSLTIPTGSLVALLGPSGSGKSTLLRLIAGLETPDTGKIWLTGQDATHRQVQERNIGFVFQHYALFKHMTVRQNIAFGLEVRKVPKQRIKQRVETLLELVQLQGLGDRYPHQLSGGQRQRVALARALAVEPQVLLLDEPFGALDARVRQELRAWLRRLHDEMHVTTVFVTHDQEEAMELSDQIVVIHKGRVEQVGTPAEIYDHPATPFVMSFIGPVNVLPGNAGLLQRQGLDVGHGQAFLRPHDIIISTNPEEAHTPARIQRLLHLGPEVRLELTLEDGQTLMAQIDRQRFAQLQLQPHQQVYVRPREARCFPLNYSI
- a CDS encoding energy-coupling factor ABC transporter ATP-binding protein, translating into MLSLVNVTYHPPASPHPILQQINLTVPAPSLTLIVGPSGAGKTTLLELVAGLAAPTQGHIRWRDQALKPQDLQMVAGLVFQFPERHFCGLTVLEELRLGHPELTFDQVQQVLETVHLTDVPWHQPPHLLSGGQQRRLALAVQLIRQPYLLLLDEPLAGLDWSMRRQVLQLLQELKQQWSLLVVSHDTRELSAMADQVWRLERGTLVAP